Genomic window (Sulfurimonas sp.):
TACAAAAAGAGCATTTTCCTCTTAAAAAAATCCAAGAAAATATAGGGATATTATGCCAAGGTTTTAGTGTATTTAAACACTTTGGACAATGAGATGAGCCAAAAACAACACTTTCATCTTTTGGAATCCTTAAAATTAAAACATTAACAAATGAGCCAATTAATGTACCAAGTACAAAAGCAAGTATCATTTCCATCATTTTAAACCTCCAAAACGGCGTTCAATTTTTGTAAATTTTTTTATAATTTTTTCTAAGTCTTGTGTCGAGAAATCAGGCCAAAGCGTATCTACAAAAAATAATTCTGCATAAGCCACTTGCCAAAGTAAAAAGTTAGAAAGTCTATGGTCACCACCAGTTCGGATAAGTAAATCAACACTATGTTTAGCATCTAGGGCATTACTGAGCATCGCTTCTGTTATGCTGTCTTCATCATTTTTAAGTTTATTTATTGCTCTTACTATCTCGTCTTGTGCGCCATAGTTTAGGGCTAAAGACTGAACTAAACCATCACAATGGGCGGTTTTTTCTTTTACTTCATTTATAGTCTTTTGCAAAGACTTTGAAAAAGCTCTTATATCACCAATAGGCTCAAATCTAACATTATTTTTTAGATAAACAGGAAGTTCATTTTTTAGGTATCTTTGTAAAAGTTTCATTAAAAACTCAACTTCTAAACGAGGTCTTTTCCAGTTTTCAGTTGAAAAAGCATATAGTGTTAATCGTTCTATATCAGGGTTGTTTGAGCAGTAAGTTGTGATATTTTTCACAACCTTTGCCCCTTCCTCATGCCCTTTTACTCTTTTTTTATCTTGAAGTTCAGCCCAACGACCATTTCCATCCATGATGATGGCTATATGTTTTGCTCTATTCATTTATAGATTTTTCGCATGTGAAATAACATCAAAAGATAAACTAAGCTTATCATTGTTTGGTAATATCTCGATTTTGTGAGGAGTTATAAACTCTATGGTATTTGTGTCACTTCCAAAACTTGATGAGTCTTTCAAAATATTTAAACAAACTGCATCAACATCTTTTTTATCTATCATTTTTGAAGCGTTTCTCATAGCTGTATCTTTATCCATCTCTGCTTTAAAGCCAATGGTTATGATACC
Coding sequences:
- a CDS encoding prepilin peptidase, encoding MMEMILAFVLGTLIGSFVNVLILRIPKDESVVFGSSHCPKCLNTLKPWHNIPIFSWIFLRGKCSFCKSSISVQYPVIEFISGLIFLILATKYSLSLPLLLIGLSF
- a CDS encoding di-trans,poly-cis-decaprenylcistransferase, producing MNRAKHIAIIMDGNGRWAELQDKKRVKGHEEGAKVVKNITTYCSNNPDIERLTLYAFSTENWKRPRLEVEFLMKLLQRYLKNELPVYLKNNVRFEPIGDIRAFSKSLQKTINEVKEKTAHCDGLVQSLALNYGAQDEIVRAINKLKNDEDSITEAMLSNALDAKHSVDLLIRTGGDHRLSNFLLWQVAYAELFFVDTLWPDFSTQDLEKIIKKFTKIERRFGGLK